The following coding sequences are from one Salmo trutta chromosome 36, fSalTru1.1, whole genome shotgun sequence window:
- the LOC115176113 gene encoding sodium channel subunit beta-1 produces MDMSAVRLLLLFLLCSHFVSLCHGACSEVDSDTEAVAGKGFKLGCISCKMRPEVEASATVNWYFKAKGEAEFAHIYNYDEEGPHIVDERFEERVDWNGSKRSQDIQDASIYLFNVTFNDSGTYSCHFHRLLTYEFYEYQTVVSKLVHLKVVAKATRGTASIVSEVMMYVSIIGLQAWLYIEMVYCFRKISAAGEEALRESANAEYLAIASESKDNCAGVQVAE; encoded by the exons ATGGACATGTCTGCTGTGCGACTGCTGCTCTTGTTTCTGCTTTGTTCCCATTTTG TGTCCCTGTGCCATGGGGCCTGTTCAGAGGTGGACTCGGACACTGAGGCCGTTGCAGGCAAAGGGTTCAAACTGGGCTGCATCTCCTGTAAGATGAGGCCCGAGGTGGAGGCTTCTGCCACAGTCAATTGGTATTTCAAGGCGAAAGGGGAAGCTGAGTTTGCTCAT ATATATAATTACGATGAGGAGGGCCCCCACATTGTGGATGAGCGCTTTGAGGAGCGCGTCGACTGGAACGGCAGTAAGAGGAGCCAAGACATACAGGATGCATCCATCTACCTCTTCAATGTCACCTTCAATGACTCGGGCACCTACAGTTGCCACTTCCACCGGCTCTTGACGTATGAGTTCTACGAATACCAGACTGTTGTCAGCAAGCTTGTGCACCTGAAAGTGGTGGCTAAAG ccaccAGAGGGACGGCCTCCATAGTCTCTGAGGTGATGATGTATGTGTCCATCATCGGGCTACAGGCTTGGCTTTACATAGAGATGGTATACTGCTTCAGAAAGATATCAGCTGCAGGAGAGGAAGCATTAAGAGAAAGCGC GAATGCAGAATATTTAGCTATAGCCTCGGAGAGTAAAGATAACTGTGCAGGGGTGCAAGTGGCAGAATAA